Within Engraulis encrasicolus isolate BLACKSEA-1 chromosome 8, IST_EnEncr_1.0, whole genome shotgun sequence, the genomic segment ACTTCTTATCAAAGATATCTCCAAGACACACAAAAGGTATTCTAGAAGATCAATTTAAAAGAAAAGTCTAAATTTAGATTGTCACTACTCTCTAATACAGCAAGCACACTTGAAGTGTGGAATCATTCGTGAGGCTTTTGTGGTTTTCCTGTGTAAACAACTGCTTAGTCAAATCAGGTGAACACgtcccacacacatgtacaaactcaCTTAGAGACACTTCAGTTGTTGAAGCAGAAATTATATTAGAACACAATTTCCAGGACTCTCAAGTTTGCAGGAGGGCTCCACCCTGAGCTTGAAATCAGATAATTATTATGTCAGTCATTGCACAGGTATTGCAACAGCAGTGTGAAACGTACAAATAAAAGGCAGTGTTCATTCCAGTCTTGTTTGTTGAATATCAGAAAACCCTTTTTGTACAACATACACATGTATAACTGCTATGTATGTTGACCGGGGTAAAACAAACTTCTTGACTCTCATTTCATTGAGATTTAATTAACAAACTGTCAACACCATGTCATCTGGTGTTGCCGactatatctttgtgtgtgtgtgtgtgtgtgtgtgtgtgtgtgtgtgtgtgtgtgtgtgtgtgtgtgtgtgtgtgtgtgtgtgtgtgtgtgtgtgtgtgtgtgtgtgtgtgtgtgtgtgtgtgtgtgtgtgtgtgtgtttgtgtgtggagctaagaacacacagacacgtacgcatgcctgcatgcatactcagacacacacgcacgcatgcaggcacgcacgcacgtacacacacacacacacacacacacacacacacacacacacacacacacacacacacacacacacacacacacacacacacacacacacacacacacacacacacacacacacacacacacacacacagtctgtctactTTCACATTTGTGTTAACTGTCATTCCAACCATGAGCATCACATGGCTGTGCAGAAACAGACGTATAGGCGCCTTCTCACAGACAGTGTCCAAACAGGATATATATACATTTTGAGAAATGGGAAACACTTATAACTGCATTTTCACAGAAGTCAATTCCGGGAGCTTAATAGATTGTGTGCATGATGTTGTAAGACCTTGGCAAACAGTCAATTTGAAACATGACGCATTTTGAAACAAGACTGACAGGCAACACTAGCCCACAAATTAGCATATAGACAAGACAAGATAAAAAAGGTTATTGTTGTGACTCATTGTTATACATCTGTTACTGAAAATTGTATTTTGACTCGTCAACATTAACAAAAACCTGCTAAGTTCAGGGATTGTAAAAAATATCAATTTATTTGGCATATATACAGTTCATTTAAGATGATAATCCAAttattaaccaacaacaaaacatttaTGTATTCATAGCTGTCAAACCCACACTTGCCGAGGTATGACAGGTCAGCTTTAGTATAGAGCAGTATCAAATAATTCTTAAACCATTTTCACTTAGCAATGAAATCATAATATAAAAGTTCTTCAACTTGAATTTGAAACTGTTAGTACTATTATACATGAGCCATCTACCAGACATGGCCCTTCACGGCTTCAGAATGAAAATCGCatattgtgtatgttgtgtatcaTTACCCATTTTGTACACGGCTGTTCCTTAAAATCAAATACTCAAGCACAAATGTGGATCAGTTAACCAGAGCAATCATCTGCAtcattaagattcaagattccttttattacatctcattataggtGTACAATAAAGTAAAATTGTCTTTGTCTCCTCTAAAGATAAAataatgaaaggtgtgtgtgtgtgtgtgtgtgtgtgtgtgtgtgtgtgtgtgtgtgtgtgtgtgtgtgtgtgtgtgtgtgtgtgtgtgtgtgtgtgtgtgtgtgtgtgtgtgtgtgtgtgtgcgtacgtgtgtgtgtgtgtgtgtgtgtgtgtgtgtgtgtgtgtgtgtgtgtgtgtgtgtgcgtgcgtgcgtgtgtgaaaagacagggggggggagagaaaaagtgccttagttgtcttcagcatgagttcAGCAATCAAATTGCTTGGTGAAAGAAACTAAGCATGCATAGAATAGATACATGGCAGGGCATAGTATCTGGACCATATCTCTGCTAACCAGGTGCAGGTAAGGCCTATAATTATCATCTGTATATAGGTGATGTACTAGTAATGGAAAAGTGAAGAAATGCTGGCTATCACAAGACTGctgctcattttttttttttaaacctgaaCTTTAAGAAATGCCATCAGTCAGCAATAGTCAGTCACAGCTGTGACAAATGTGACCATCCCTTGAACTCATGTTCCTCTCCTGGATGAAGATGTGTGGTCTTTGAAAGCTCCTACAATATACAAAAAAATCTAACTGTACAAAAGTTTTCACAGTCAAACATTATGTACCACACACTCTCCGTTAGTCGAAATGCTTAACATGTCCATATACACTATCCTCTTCTTACCAAAAAACGCTCTTGGTCTGCAAGGACCATAAATCCAGGAACACGGGTTTGAGTTCGCCTTTCCCGAATCTCTTTCCCACTATTCAGTCACTCTTTTCTCGCTAGCTTATCAATGAAGGCATGCAAAGCCCAAAGGTATCAAAACATACACTCAGTGAACATTAATGTGTTGCACACACCAAAACACCACACCATATGATACGTAtaggccattttttttttaaatgaatggagCAAAGTAATGTCATGAGTTCCTTTTGCACTACATCAATTAAATATCTATGAGTAAATAGTTTTATGCACACATTTCTCCTTTGAAGGTAGAGGCATGTCAGCTGTTACACACATGCTGTGAATAGAAGCTCACaggcttaagggccgtacacacacgtcgctgctagttactcgctcggctgatgaagtcaatagaatgtctacgtgttccagcgagtctcgctggcgagtaggcgaggagagtacaagcgatgcgatgtgggcgggttccgagataaacttgtTTTATCtccgagcgacgcgagttaagcgagtaaccaattggaatgcaggatacggattattgacaggtgacgttgcccctgtggtgttctgaccacccaattctgcacgccatcacactttgaagtgttgaggaaaatacatccaatacagtgtacaccatcaaatgctcatatgcatggttgtgcacagcacacgatcaacgttaaacagcgtagacctacattttgtttcaaacggacgttattggcgcggacagcgggaaccatgacaaccagtaaacaaaatcacccagagcgagtggcaagtaggcgagtgagcaagtagcgagtaaatagcagcgacgtgtgtgtacggcccttaagactaCAAAGACAGCCAACTATTTAATGGTATGTAGCTGTTTCACTAATGGACTGGTAGAGAAAGGGTATAATGCTGTTCAGCGAGGCATGACTGCAGccatagcagagattctttaagtatagagatatgccaacataataggtttctatgggcacctaacgcgaccaggttccggtctgcctaaagggccgtgtcataatgctcctacaatgaatagaacagtccttaggtctgcctaggtctgcctaaagggggccataatagaaccaggaaacaatgggccaatggaacctctctctctctactctctctggccataGTCTCAAGCACTGCAACACAAGAGATCAATAACCAGAGATCAGTCAATTCCACTTTTTTTCAAAAAGAGGTGTCCTCACTGCTGACCTGGGACGTGGGCTTGAACCACTTTCTAAACTGTTTGATCTCGTATAGTTTCTTCCGAAAGGCTTTGCACAGTAAGAAGTAGATGAGTGGATCCTGACACACATTGGTGATGGAGAGCAACAGGGTGAATCCTTTGGCAGCTTTGAGTGCGGCCCACTTGCAGTTGATCTTGTTCTCCACCTGCTTTTTGACATAAAGGAAACGGGTGATGTGGTAAGGAGCAAAACACACCAGGAAGACCACCAACACGATGAACACCCGGGCTTTGATTTTCCTTTTCCCCTCAACGTTCTTGCTACCCGAGTTTCGATAAGAGTCGATGACCCGCTTCGCAATGCACGTGTAGCAGAACGCAATCACCACCAAGACGACAAGGAAAATCACATTGCAGAACATGATGACTCCATGATGCAGGGCTTTCCCGCGACTGCTCTTCATGGCCATACACAGCTCAGCAGAAGTGATGTTGTTCCCTGGCTTTTCGTTGGTGAGGGCAATGGTGGGTATGGTCGTTGTGACGAGCAGGAATATCCAGACCACTGCGGAAACCACCTTCCCAAATCGAGCGCTTTGGCCGAGCAGCTTCCCACCGGGCTGGACGATCTTGAAGAAGCGGTCCAGGCTGATGACTCCCATCAGGACAATGCTGACGTACATGCAGAGGTAGAAAAACACACTTCCAAACTTGCAGTTAAACGCCCGCAGTGCCAGCGATGACCCAGGAAGTTTGTCAGCGCCCCTGAGTGGCATCAGCAGGGTCATGAGAAGGTCGGCTGCAACCAGGTTCTTCAGGTACACGATGAAGGAGGACTTGGTGTTGATGTTCCAGGAGATCCAGGCTGCCATGATGTTGAGCAGAAACGaaggaacaaacaaaacaaagtagGAGTATCTAACCACAATGTTGATGGCGTCAAGGTCTATCCCACAGTCCAGAAGAGGAGAAGGTATGGAGGCCATACCTGATGTGCTCTGGCTGATGTTCATTGTCTTCTGGAATCTTAGGAGAAAAGGAAATGTATCATCTTTAGAGCAAGTGAAAGAAGAAGAAGTCTGCACactagctccgctttgaaatgtatttaggtcatacaatgtttcgacccaacagggtcttcaagctacagtgtgcggacctcCAGTTCTTCCACTAtcagatgcgcctttgtcctgcacctgacctcagaggtgggatgtgcgtatgaagagttcagatgcaaaccaacctatgtgccttttcagaaaataatcgtaattcatttttatttaatacaattttttttaatgtaatataactattaatatgtattatcaagtacatgaatgtaaaccaaaccaacaacggggttctctaaaaatatagaagtgcaggtctttagaaaaggagttaggggggtttgcatctgaactcgtcATATTCTTATTCTTATGAAGGTCATCTTAAGCAAACCAGGAATGCAAAAATGTCCTTTGCAGACTTGTATGCAATGACAGACATTTTTATGTTCACAATTAATTTCACATGCATACTCTCTTGTATTAAATATTAAAAGGCAAAACAGAGAGTATGACAATAAAGGATAACAAAGCATGCACATGTAGTCTGCTTCAAAACAGTCAAATACAATTAATAACAAAACATATAATGATCTTTTACTAAAGACATCATTTAACTACAACGACCAAAAAAACCTACCCGTCTAGTGGTCTGCTTTGCTCGAGGAGACTTTCAGACTGCTAAGACTTCTGCAAAAAACTGTCACGATAAGCATGTCACTGCAATAGAGAGGAAGTGTCCGATGCTGTGGTCCCACATGTCACGCACAGGCAAAGCAATATGTGTCAGTGTTTAGACTTAATACCATTGTTTCTGAGATGTTAAAGACATTAAAACATCACCTTCTTgatttgaagagtttcattgtaaCATgacttttgacttttgcattttattattggaaattacttTTCAGGCGTCTTAATCAttaatattttgagaacatactttttaaacctgtataaaattgcaattttgcaatgcaatgctatgCACAATACAAACACGTcaatttccccaaatgttccaaAAGGCAAGAAGTCATTTCTACATGTAAAACTATgactaaaatatatattttcagctCGTTTTTCCCCCCTTCACAGCTATTGTCAATATTGGTACTATGAGAGCAGATGTCATAATATTCTGCCAGTGAATCAAGATCGTCTTCAGCATATCACTCAAACAAATGCGTCTACACATTTTACATGAATTCAAAAGAATTCAAAAGAATCTTTATTCCTTACatcgggagagagaaagaactaTTTGCCAAGTTAGTCAAGCAGCCACGCTTAAGCCCCACTTTCAACATCTAGCAAACTATAGCAGTGGACTGTATGCGTATATCCTGACTACATGTAATATAAAATATTCAGTAGGCCTAGGagtcaattgctacgtttacatgagacatttcattcggaagtaactcattttaattctgaataattccgctttgaaaacgacaTGTAAATACTCACAGTTccgaatgaaatgaaagatcaaagtagactcgatggaactatttaattctgaattattcatttggaattaaaatcgtcatgcaAACTTAGCCATTGAGTCCACACGAAAGTACTCTCGGGTTACGTTTGCCCAACCCACGCTCTTACACTCACTTGCCCTTTACGTACAGTAATATTGCATGAGGCGCAGTtctcttcatttcctctctctcgccCAACACTTGCACTCctacaggcccacacacacctgCCCGTCTCAGTATTGAGCAATATCCTCCTACCCTCCCCCGAccctggcacacaaacacacacacagacacagtgcacGGAAATGCATGCACAAAGATGCACATGTaggcatgcatgcctgcacacacacacacacacacacatacacacacacacacacacacacacacacacacaaacacacacacacacacacacacacacacacacacacacacacacacacacacacacacacacacacacacacacacacacacacacacacacacacacacacacacacactgtaggatgTGGTTTGTGGGATAGGTCATTTAGTGCAAGTGTCACTTACTCATCAAGCCTCTTCTGTTACTGTAAGGGGCATATTGTTTTGCCAGCAGTGTACAGTGTTCAGTGGCAGCCAAATCACCATGTGGTAATTGATGCTCTTCAGAATAAGGTCTAAGGTCTT encodes:
- the LOC134453688 gene encoding P2Y purinoceptor 13-like, whose amino-acid sequence is MNISQSTSGMASIPSPLLDCGIDLDAINIVVRYSYFVLFVPSFLLNIMAAWISWNINTKSSFIVYLKNLVAADLLMTLLMPLRGADKLPGSSLALRAFNCKFGSVFFYLCMYVSIVLMGVISLDRFFKIVQPGGKLLGQSARFGKVVSAVVWIFLLVTTTIPTIALTNEKPGNNITSAELCMAMKSSRGKALHHGVIMFCNVIFLVVLVVIAFCYTCIAKRVIDSYRNSGSKNVEGKRKIKARVFIVLVVFLVCFAPYHITRFLYVKKQVENKINCKWAALKAAKGFTLLLSITNVCQDPLIYFLLCKAFRKKLYEIKQFRKWFKPTSQVSSEDTSF